Proteins encoded within one genomic window of Amorphoplanes friuliensis DSM 7358:
- a CDS encoding CapA family protein — MNAHPPQRHRGLFGRPVLTATIAIAVLAGAGLGGVALADRGSDTPPAPVWKLPQAAPATAPELESAPVGETITFSATGDIIMGSAPGKLPANDGQGFFDSVKEGLKSDLVMGNLEQPLTGDTGTSKCGTPPRANCFAFRSPPSYAGHLADAGFELLNTANNHSKDYGSQGYRNTVDALEGAGLKHTGAQDQITVVEVKGVKVAVVGFSPYAGANNLNDLSAARAVIKKAAGRADLVVVQVHMGAEGSGMGHVKPGTETFFGENRGDPIKFSKAVIDAGADVVVGHGPHVLRGMQFYQGKLIAYSLGNFAGGGNTLSSGGVLKYGGILHVSLHQDGSYAGGKFLSTYLNSTGKPTRDSKNERGLARVRELSTADFGDTAATIGEDGSIAPPA, encoded by the coding sequence ATGAATGCCCACCCCCCACAGCGTCATCGCGGTCTGTTCGGCCGCCCGGTCCTCACCGCCACCATCGCGATCGCCGTGCTCGCAGGCGCGGGGCTCGGTGGTGTGGCGCTCGCGGATCGGGGATCCGACACTCCCCCCGCACCCGTCTGGAAGCTCCCGCAGGCCGCCCCGGCCACCGCACCCGAACTCGAATCGGCCCCCGTGGGCGAGACGATCACGTTCTCGGCCACCGGGGACATCATCATGGGCAGCGCGCCCGGCAAACTCCCGGCGAACGACGGCCAGGGCTTCTTCGACTCCGTCAAAGAGGGCCTGAAGTCCGACCTGGTGATGGGCAACCTCGAACAGCCGCTCACCGGCGACACCGGCACCTCCAAGTGCGGAACCCCGCCCCGGGCCAACTGCTTCGCCTTCCGCTCCCCGCCCTCGTACGCCGGGCACCTCGCCGACGCGGGCTTCGAGCTGCTCAACACGGCGAACAACCACTCCAAGGACTACGGCTCCCAGGGCTACCGGAACACCGTCGACGCCCTCGAAGGCGCCGGCCTGAAGCACACCGGGGCCCAGGACCAGATCACCGTCGTCGAGGTCAAGGGTGTCAAGGTCGCGGTCGTGGGCTTCTCCCCGTACGCGGGAGCGAACAACCTGAACGACCTGAGTGCGGCGCGTGCCGTCATCAAGAAGGCAGCAGGCCGCGCGGACCTGGTCGTGGTGCAGGTGCACATGGGCGCCGAGGGCTCCGGCATGGGCCACGTGAAGCCCGGCACCGAGACCTTCTTCGGCGAGAACAGGGGCGACCCGATCAAGTTCTCCAAGGCGGTCATCGACGCCGGAGCGGACGTGGTCGTCGGGCACGGACCCCACGTGCTGCGCGGCATGCAGTTCTACCAGGGCAAACTCATCGCGTACAGCCTGGGGAACTTCGCGGGCGGCGGCAACACCCTCAGCAGCGGCGGCGTCCTGAAATACGGCGGCATCCTCCACGTCTCGCTTCACCAGGACGGCTCGTACGCCGGCGGCAAGTTCCTCTCGACCTACCTGAACTCGACCGGAAAACCGACCCGGGACAGCAAGAACGAGCGTGGACTGGCCCGCGTCCGCGAGCTCTCGACCGCCGACTTCGGTGACACCGCGGCGACCATCGGTGAGGACGGATCCATCGCACCACCGGCGTGA
- a CDS encoding Crp/Fnr family transcriptional regulator, protein MDEVLARSGIFQGVDPEAAEALAKEMETIEFRKGDIVFNEGEAGDSLYIVLSGKIKLGRRAADGRQNLVSIMGPSDMLGELSLFDPGPRTATATAVTDTRLARLKKSSLRPWLNNRPEIAEQLLRVLARRLRRTNDALADLIFTDVPGRVAKNLLQMAGRFGTRDGGVLRVTHDLTQEELAQLVGASRETVNKALADFASRAWLRLDGKSVIILDPERLARRARV, encoded by the coding sequence ATGGATGAGGTACTGGCTCGCAGCGGGATCTTCCAGGGCGTTGACCCGGAGGCTGCCGAGGCACTCGCCAAGGAGATGGAGACGATCGAGTTCCGCAAGGGGGACATCGTCTTCAATGAGGGCGAGGCGGGTGACAGCCTTTACATCGTTCTCTCCGGAAAGATCAAGCTTGGTCGCCGGGCAGCTGACGGTCGGCAGAACCTCGTCTCGATCATGGGTCCTTCGGACATGCTCGGTGAGCTGTCCCTGTTCGACCCCGGTCCGCGGACGGCCACGGCCACCGCGGTGACCGACACGCGCCTGGCGCGACTGAAGAAGTCGTCGCTGCGCCCGTGGTTGAACAACCGGCCGGAGATCGCCGAGCAGCTGTTGCGGGTCCTGGCCCGCAGGCTGCGCCGGACGAACGATGCCCTCGCGGACCTGATCTTCACGGACGTGCCCGGCCGGGTGGCCAAGAACCTGCTGCAGATGGCAGGCCGCTTCGGCACCCGGGACGGTGGCGTCCTGCGGGTCACGCACGACCTGACCCAGGAGGAGCTGGCGCAGCTCGTCGGCGCTTCCCGGGAGACGGTCAACAAGGCGCTCGCGGACTTCGCGTCCCGCGCCTGGCTGCGACTCGACGGCAAGAGCGTCATCATCCTCGACCCGGAGAGGCTGGCCCGCCGCGCGCGGGTCTGA